GAAAAGATAGGCTGGTATGGAAAGCCACAACAAATGGTGATTTTTCTCTGAGAAGTGCATACCACCTGTATAAGCGGCAACAACAAAATCAGAGTGGAGAATATTCTAAAAAAGGGGATCAAATGGAGttatggaaacaaatatggaagcTGCAAACAAAGAATTCAGTAAAAGTATTCATTCGGCGTGCCATTACTGATGCCTTACCAACGAAACAGAATTTGCACAAAAGGAAGATTACAGTTGACCCATTATACCCCATCTGTCAGAATGCAATTGAAACTCTGCTCAAATTCTTTGGTCATGCCCATCTGCACAAGATGTTTGGGGGTTAGGAAGAAGGAAAGTTCAAAAAGCTACTTTTATTGAAGCAGACTTTGGTTCCATTTTTCTTGGCTTGCTTCAGAGAACAAACCAAGATGAGATCAATTTATTTGCAGAAACAACAAGGGAAATATGGCATAGGAGAAACAAATGGTTTTTGAAGGCAATTTCCTATCCCTAGAAGCAATAAGCAACAGAGCTAAGCAAGCACAACAGGATTTCAAATAGATACAAATACAGCAAGAAGGTATGCACATGAGGATGCAGCAACAAGCTAGCAGACAATGGATTGCGCTACCATATACATGGCTGAAACTTAACTGAGATGTTGCTATCAGGAATGAAGATTACATAATTGGAATTGGAGTGGTTGTTGAGACAGTGAGGCTGAAGTTTTAGCCACCTTAATGCAATCAATTCATTTCTGTTCACAACCAGATATTACAGAAGCTAGGGGTTACTCGCGACTGCAAGACTGTGTAAGGAACTAAAGCTGCAAGATGTTATTTTCGAATGAGACTCAACTCAGGTTGTCAATGCTATGAGACAAAGCACAATACAAAATGGAATACTAAGCTATTTGGTGGAGGACCCTAAGACCACATTGCTAGATATAAAGTGGACAATACAACATGTGAGTATGGATGCTAACAAGGTGGCACATCAACTAgctaaaaaagttattttattagcTCAAGAAATTTTTGATGTAGATTATGTAGATACTAGCATCTTATCTTTTGTAATGGCTATAGCTATGGTTGAAGTAATGAAGTTatgttcttttcaaaataaaaactctaCACGTGAGTAGATTTATAGAAACTAACATCTTGCCTTTTGTAATGGCTATAACAAGTAATGAAGTtctgttttttcaaaataaaagaaaaaaaactgtaCACGTGAGTAGATCACAGCTGGCGAAGGCCGCCAAAATATGGATGGCCACGGACGGTTAATTGCCCAAGAGGACTGAGGTGGCATGGACCATATTCATGTAAGTACGTGACACGTGGCATCATTGCAGCCAAGAATGTCTTTTGTTGAATTTTCTTCGTCTTGGTCTCTACCAAGGCCgagagttttctttttctctatggTAGGATAGCGAtcgaataaaataaattgatttatttatggATGCGATactttatgatttttatatcatctcttattttaattaaatgaaaatctaATAGGATTGAGAATTTGTATTATCGTGccaaaagtattaaatatttttcttaaaatgaaattatatacatataaaaattaaaaaattaaaaaaaaaaaaaggaagaacacTGATTGGTGGGGCTGGCACGTATAGAAAACGTGGCTGGACGTGAGtggttggttggttgtgctgaggaaaggaaagaaaaagcatGCAAGTTGGGGTCGGTGGTGGTGACGGAGGGAATGAATGAGACATGGTCGGTTGAGTCACGCCTCGCCATAATAAGTCACACTACTCATGTGATTTTTATGTCCGTCTCGCCTACAATCTCTTTATGCTGGCTGGGTCCCTCCCCCATTACTTGTCCACGCGTGTCATCTTATTCTCTCGttgaatatactttattattattattattattattattatgaaaaatacacaagtataatatattttttttaaaaaaaatagtatgatttattattaaaaaattaatttaattttttaatataaattttatatttatttaactttttttaaaaaaatatgcagtACTAACATCTtatatgactgtaaatattatttctcatttattgttccttttattttcttcaatattattataaaaatatacattttgagagcaaaaattaattaaaaaaaaatctatccatACCTTTTATCGGTATTTATCAATCCAGttatgtaaaaagaataaaaaaaaaaattgtactttTTAATTCAGTTATCGATACTTTTTATCAGTACCTATAACAGGATACTTATAATGATAAAGATTTATTGTGAGGGTTAAATTCTCATTAAAAACCTATtttcaatcataatattatatgttatctttaatcattatatttaataagaaatcaAATGATTAACAAATAAGtgatagaagaaaaataaattctcaataataatttgACAAGacattagaagaagaaaaaacaatataattaattttgaagatgatgaatacaTTGAATAGTATCAAACTATTAAGCAGCCAATCAACGAACAACAATTCCTTCCTCGTGATGACAGTTACGTGACTCAAATCCATGCCTATTGGCTCTAATACAACTTGTTagattgagatgaaatatttttactattcaaacggattttaatttattgtgttGGATGAAAAGAAGGTCTTGTTTACCGTTGTGAATCTCATAGAAACCCGAAGAAACTCGTTGTAGGGAAGAAAAACAAAcgaaaatgaataaagaaaagaagcaaagaaagtgtgacatgatatatatattttattaagaaaatacgAGAGATTCTTGGAACTTACTGAATCGTGTGGCGAATCAGAAGAGGCCAGAGGAGGAAGACATCTACCAAATTGTGGGGtcaaagaaaatggaagaaacgAAGCATGGTGAGGTGGGGGGCGGCAAAGCTGAGTTTATTAATTAGCAACCTTACACTAATCCCAAGTCCCAACACTCCTCTTCCTACTTGCATAAATACCCCCTCAACCTTTCTGCATTTTCTCATCAATCACCctatcactctctctctcatcttctctaGCAGAGCTGATCTCTTTCACTTTGATTACTCAGCTTCCTCACGAGTGATATATACTATGGCCAAGGACATTGAAGCTGCCGGTCAAGGTGGGTTCTCCGCCAAGGACTACCACGACCCACCGCCGGCGCCATTGATCGATGCCGAAGAGTTCACTCAGTGGTCCTTCTACAGGGCTATCATTGCCGAGTTCATTGCCACGCTTTTGTTCTTGTACATCACTGTTTTGACCGTGATTGGATACAAGAGCCAGACCGACAAGGCCAAGGGCGGCGACGATTGTGGCGGCGTTGGGATTCTCGGTATAGCTTGGGCCTTTGGGGGCATGATCTTCGTCCTCGTTTACTGTACAGCTGGCATTTCAGGTGGGTAATTGGGTTCTTTCAGGACTGTTTTTCTGTTTAGAATTTGTTGAAAAATGGCTCGGAATCAACTAAAACCAAGTTGTGCAGGAGGACACATTAACCCGGCGGTGACATTCGGGCTGTTTCTTGCGAGAAAGGTGTCGCTGGTCCGAGCGGTTTTCTATATGGCAGCTCAATGCTTGGGAGCCGTGTGCGGATGTGGGCTTGTGAAGGCATTCCAGAAAGCTTACTACAGCAAGTACGGTGGTGGAGCAAACGAGCTCGCTGATGGGTACAGCAAGGGCACTGGATTGGCCGCTGAGATCATCGGCACCTTTGTCCTTGTCTACACCGTCTTCTCTGCCACCGATCCCAAGAGAAATGCCAGAGATTCCCATGTACCTGTAAGTACAGCTCCATCTCCAACCTTCGCTTAATTTGtcagtaaaattattttacaaaaagtctAAGCATGACAGATGATAGAATTTCCTCTTGAATTTTAATAGctattatatcatattttatatgggTTTGTAAGTtgattacttaaataaaaaaatatttataatgttaatGGTTTAGCTGAAAATTAAgcttattttaaactaatttgaAGGAATCTTGTTTCTATGTATGCAAATTATAGGTCTTGGCACCACTTCCAATCGGGTTTGCTGTGTTTATGGTTCATCTGGCTACCATTCCAATCACCGGAACTGGTATCAATCCGGCTCGAAGCTTCGGAGCTGCTGTCATCTACGGCAAGGACAAGGCATGGAATGACCAAGTATGCACCTAGAGccatctttattttcttttctcttgaaTTATGAAACATCGTTGCTAACTtaaatttgggtttttttgttttttgtaatctTTCAGTGGATTTTCTGGGTTGGACCATTCATTGGAGCTGCTATTGCTGCATTCTATCACCAGTACATCTTGAGAGCTGGCGCTGCTAAAGCTCTAGGATCCTTCAGAAGCTCTTCCAccatataaattaaaaaggaaaagtaaaagTGTCTCTCCTCACCAATTTCTGGAAAGAGAAGCAGCACTTTGATGTGGTTTGGGAGTGTTTAGAGCAAGCTGGATGTCctgtctttcttcttctttaagtTCTGGGCACTCGTTTTAAATGTGCCCTAATGTCCCATTTTCCTATGTAATTTTTGTCTTCTCATTCTGTTCACTGTGTACTCGTGATGTTATGGGTGAATTTGTCGGCTAAGGCTAAGTGCTCTGTATTACCTCTGGCTAAGTGCTCTGTATTACCTCTGTCCATTCGTGCATGGGTTtcctataatttcttttttaattagattttctaatttataaacaaataatcaaaatatataaatatatatggtttaGAATAATTCTAAACGCAAGGGAACTCTGCGCACCCATTGTGCACCCGTCAGGCATGGGATCCACAAAgtgaaaactcatttttctttccaccCTTGCAGCCTCTGAAGTCTTGACTTCGTCCCACGGATTCTCAAGTCCATTCTTAATGAGGCTGTACTTgggttcatatttttttttatttttaacataatcataaatcaaccaaaaattagttgattttggaaaaaaactaATACTACCGATTAATTTATGCTCTCCCGGAGGAATTCAAGAAAGTGGGCACCGCTGCATCTCGGGAGGGAAAGAGGAGGATGGTGGTTCTTCAAGTATTGGCCGAAGGTGTTCTAGTCCCGTTGCTTCTGGTTTTCGTAGTGCCTGCTAGGAGCAGAAGCTATTGAAGAAGAGCTTGCGGCAATTAAGTTGTTATTGATGATATTAGAATCATTGATGCTAGTGTTGTCGGAGTTGAAACCCTCCATTAATTCTGGGATTGAGTCCACGGATCTATTTTggggttttgtttgttttttttttttatcttagagCAACAGTAGCTTTTTCCTAGGAAATTGTGATGATATTGTATTTCTTTGTTTCTGCGATCTTGTACTCAAGCTTCCTGCTTCTAGTTCTATGATTTTGCTTCTTAAAACTAGAATAATCTGAGGACAGTGAACTGAAAGAGGGAgagttttatttcaaaaaatgatGCATATATACTGTGGTTTCTTATAGGGGAGCAGTGGATCATGAGTTGTCTATTTTATTCAACGGCATGAAAAGTgaatggaagaaaagaaattaaagaaaacaaaagaaagatgaGATTTGGGGGGTAGACGAATAGGAGAAGAAAATGGATCTGGGAAGCTGATGTGTTCTTCTTCTAATCTCTTCgcctttttttgtaaaaaaaataaaaaaagcataGACAGCAGCAAGCCACATCAGTTTTGTACGCAGATTCGTCCACCAAATCGTTTGTACCTAGACGAACTGGTTTGTTTAAGCTCAAAGTTTTTATATTCGTGCATTTTCTGGTCACGGGTGATTAGAAACAATATGTTCGGATGATCATCTCTTCTCACGCGGCCGTTCGTGATAGTGGTGTGTTTGGAACGATGATCATTTATAACTTACTCAATGATAAATgactgaaaaaaaataagacaagAATTTATATGATTCGGCTCTATCTTCACTAACCTCTCTTACCATAGAGTTCTCTTGTTCTCTTTAACCTGCCGCAGCAGTTGATTTGGCTCTACAGGAAGCGGATCCAGAACCCCCTTTTTGttgctgctttttttttttttttttctcttcaaattttttcctcttatttATGTCTTGTACTCTAGTTTTATATCCTATTTTTACTTTAGAATAATGAGACAtacacaacataaaaaaaaataaggatattttgataaaataatgttatttttataaattactttataaaaataacttttattttaaaatattattatataaaatattataaagaatgacgagtgtttattatttttctttactttatgCCGTCAAGCCTTAGTCCACAACTCTCAAATCCTACCTTTCCGTTTTATATAACCTTGCGTGCCAAGCCTTCAATCTTTCGTGAACTCTTAGATTGAGAAATattctaatatcatattatcttattattataatttttataaatttttatataaaatattataaataatttaatttttttaaatctaaaagtaatattaatattaataaataatattttattcaattcttaattttttatcacaacTCACAATCGAACCAAACCTTACCTGATTTTACATTTGCGCTTATTTTACACTTTACATTACCAACTAGCTAGTACTATTTAATATAAGAGGTacatgtaatatttatatttttgaattgcaaaatttttcaaatgagaaaatggaagaaagtactcagtttgaatttttttcattaaaatgcagtttggatagtaagttgagataaaataagttgagatgaaagttaaataaaatattattagaatattattattattttaaaattaaattatttattatatttcatgtaaaaatttaataaaattataataatgaaataaaataaaataaaacattttcaataaaataatgatagggttattaCTTTGTTACTATCcatctattattctttttgtatttgatttttttaatttttaatttttaattttacttaataattaagtaagtgagtattagtaaaattatatatatttttattttttttaatgattaaagatattaaaaaatatttaaaagaaaataataaaaaaaaaattgaaatgcctTGGGTAGTATATCACTACCTTTTCAATATACAAACGGAACCTAATTAGATTTATCAACAAGCATCCCTATCAATCACGTTTGAGAATTTTCCATATTAAGGAGCGGTCCATGAACAAGTCGGCAGTCACTACGACATGCATGAAGGGACGCCTGTGGTTTATAATTAAGATAGATTTCTTGTCGAGAGAaaccatcaatatatatatatatatatattgacaaggAATCAAGGGAGTGATGTTCATTCCACGTACTCCTACGCAATAGATTCTTTGGATGTAGGCATGCGGcgatttaataatttgaaaaaagtgacacaaaatcaattgaatttatttgtggGCCAATCTCTCGTCACTTTTTTCGTTACCAGCTCCCtcttacttttactttttgtgAGTCATCTCtaactcatttaatttttataatatttttaaatttttatataaaatataataaataatttaaaatttttaaatctcaaaataataataatattaaaaaataacattctaataatattttcttcaacttttaattttcatctcaatttatctaatcttaactcattattcaaaccttttttaagattaattttttttaggataataatatattggtaaattatattcaaatcttattccaagcctactcttattttaattaaatatttcatatattattaacaaccaaattaattaagataatgattaTAATATGGTTGAATGATAAATACGGTGAtccacttttataaattttcttataaattagaGAATCAATGGGCTACTCATGGTAAATAATGTTGATAATGGTAACttaaatattgttatatgaacacaaatcatgaaaagaaaacagtTGATTAAATTACATCAACCTTGCACTTAATGAAGAGTAAAAAGATGTAGAGCACCAGTTGTTTGAAATAATGTAAGAAAGAAACAATGCACATAAAAGACCTCTGTATATTTCTATATGAGTCCATGTACAAATGACTACAGTATATATAGGCATTTCACCCATTCTAGACTTTCACAACTTTATTGCCAGCGCATACATTCTGTTATAATTGTAAGCTTCTAGATTATTCTTCTGAATTATTCTCTGAGTCCCGTGAGCCTCCAGCTGGTATTGCACCTGCCTTATCATCCCCCCGCGATACAAACGGCACTGCAGTGACAATAAGGTTGGATCGGAGAGTGATAAATCTGACTAATGACAAAGGCTTGGTCATGATATAAGCAAGTTGGTCCTTGCTTGAGATAAAGGAAACTTTCAGTGATTTTGCAGCTACCCATTCCCTTACAAAGTGGTAGTCAAGCTTCACGTGTTTCGTCCGTGCATGAAGAACAtgattttgagataaataaGTCGCACCAATATTGTCGCACCATAATGTAGGTGGAGAAGTAAGAGTGACACCCaatttagtaaataaatattgcaaCCATAGTAGCTCACAAGTGGTGTTAGCAACAGATTTATATTCGGCTTCCATAGAAGATCGAGCAACAGTGGGTTACTTTTAGAACCCCAAGAGATTAAGTGAGAgccaaaataaacacaatagCCACCTGTAGATTTATGATCATCTAGACTTCCAGCCCAGTTAGCATCAGCATAGGCAGTTAAATTAAGGAAGATTTAGAAGATAGATATAAACCAAGATGTCTAGTGTGATTAAGATACCGTAGGATCCGCTTAACGGCCTGCCAATGAGGGATACGAGGACTGTGCATATACTGACAGATGCGATTAACAGCAAAGGAGATATCAGGCCTAGTGAATGCTTAGTATTGGAGACTACCGATAACACTCTGATACCACTGATGATCATCAAAGGAACAACCATCAAGTGCAGTCAGCTTTTCAGACGTGGACATGGGAGTTGAGACAGACTTGGCATTATGCATATTTGTGCGATGTAACAAGTTAGAGACATATTTAGATTGAGATAGGAAAAGGCCAGAAGCAGTACGAGTAAGTTCAATCCCTAAGAAAAAATGTAAGGGGCCTAGATCCTTGACTGGAAATTGAGTACTCAGAGACTTGATAaactcataaataatttttgaatccGACCCAGTCACTATtatatcatctacatacacAAGTATAAACAAACTAGTAGATGCAGTACGAAGAATAAATAGAGATGATTCAGAAACAGGGCACTTGaaaccaaaagaaattaactgaTCACTCAACTTGGCAAACCAGGCCCTAGTggcttgttttaaaccataaaatgatttttttaacttaCAGGCATGGCTAGGCAGATCTGCATTTACGAACCCGGGAGGCTGTTTCATGTAGACTTCGTCCTCGAGATCCCCGTGGAGAAAGGCATTCTGTATGTCAAGCTGATGGAGTGGCCAGTTACATGAGACTGCAAGAGAAAGAATGGTGCGAATGGCTACTGGTTTAACCACTGGACTGAAAGTCTCAGTGTAATCCAGTCTGGATTGTTGATGAAATCCTTGAGCCACAAGGCGTGCCTTGGGACTCTCAAGAGAGCCATCGGCACGCCGCTTGGTTTTGAGGATCCATTTGGATCCAAGGAGATTGTAAGATGCAGAGGGTGGAACCAGATCCCAAGTATGGTTTCGGATGAGAGCATCTATTTCAGTGTTCATGGCCAGATGCCAATCATGATATTTAGAAGCTTCAGAATATGAGCAAGGCTCCTCGGGAATGGAAAGTACAGAAGTATTTTCTGTGAGAGAGGTAGAAGGTTTAGACGATGGCCAAGAGATGGTACCATCATTTCTACGTTCCCAACAGTGAATGTTGGATTGCGCTCGTGTAACCATGGAATGACGTGTTGGCTGCAGGATGGTGAAAGGTGCAGACTCAACAGGACCTGGATTAGAAGTGGGTGTGTTGGGGAGAGAGGAAGCGACGGGACTGGAGGAAGATGATAAATCCCTAGATGTGGAATTGGGTTGAATGGGAAACGAAGGAGAGTGTGGGCCATCGTGAAAATGGGTGGAAGTTGGTGAGTGAGTGATGGATTCTAAAGGTGATTGGGACTCAGATGAAGGTTGGGTGAGTATTCGACCTACCGAATGAAAATTTAAAGGAGTAAAAGACCCAGATAAAGAGGAATTAAGATGTCAGTTGTTGGACTGAAGAGTGGATGCAGGCTGAGGTGCAAACGGAAAAacaatttcatcaaatattaCATCTCTAGATACATATGTGCAGCCTGAAGCAATATGCAAACACAGATAATCCTTATGATCCGAGCTATAGCCCATAAACACACATGGCAGTGATCTGTAGTCCAATTTGTGTTTGTTGAAAGGTTGCAAGTTGGGCCAGCATAAGGACCCAAACACTCTAAGAAAATGATAATCTGGGGTTTGGCCCATTAAAACTTCAAAGGGCGATTTATCATTTAGTATGGGTGTGGGTAGACGATTTATGAGGTAGGTAGCAACTTGAAAAGCCTCGGCCCAATATTTTTGTGAAACGAAGGCAAGGGACAAAAGAGAGAGACCCGTCTCAACGATATGTCGATGACGACGTTCAATActcccattttgttgatgggagTATGGGCATGTGATATTATGCGAGATCCCATAGGATTTAAAAATCGATTGTAGGGGACGAAATTCTCCTCCCCAATCGGATTGGACAGAAATTATATTGGTCTAAAAAGTATTACTCACAAACTGAATAAATGCAACCATAAGAGATGTAACATTTGATTTCAACTGCATGAGAAATAACAATAGAAACTTAGAGTAGTCATCTACAATAGACAAATAAAAGCGAGAACTATTTGAAGAAAGTAGTGGGGCTGGACCCCatacatccaaaaataaaagttgaaaatgacGTGTGGAATGAGATGGTGATGGTGGGTGCGGAAGTGCGTGGGCTTTGGCATGAGCACAAGCTGAGTAAGGTAGTAAGGCAGCAGTAGAATTGAGAGGGAACTAAAAATGACGAAGGATCAAATTTGTGATGCGAAATGAAGGATGCCCCAACCGTGAGTGCCAAAGCTGGAGAGTGGTGCTAGTTCCAATCAAAGCTTGAGAAGAGACGATGGATGGAGGTGCCAAGGTGGTTGGCAAGGCATATAGATTGTCTTTAACGAGGCCCTAAAGCAAAGTCTCCGGGGAGCGTAAATCtttcacaagaaaaaaattagagtgaaactcaaaaaacacatgattatCTTGACAAAATTTACGAACTGAAAGTAAATTTCGAGATATAGATGGAACATGAAGAAGGTTATTTAAGGAGAAATTGCTAGAGGAGGATGCCATTTGAGCTGAACCAATATTCTGGATTGGCAAGGATGAGCCATCGCCTATACTGACTTGATCGGAGCCTTGGTAAGGCATGGAGCCCATGTTGAGATTCTGAACATTTGGAGTAAAATGGTGAGTCGCAGCTGTGTCAAGGAACCAGGTATGGAGAGGAGTAGAGGTGGGTGATAATGAAGTAACATTTATAGTGAGAGTGGGAGGAGGTGGTGCCTGATAAGATTGATCAAATCGAAAATAACAGTTGACAGCTAGGTGGCCCGATTTGTTGCAAACCTGACAAACAGGATGTGAGGAGTAAGTCAGGGGGTCTGGCCTCGAGGTCCAGAGAAATTACCTCTCCAACCAGCGCGACCACGACGTCCTCCTCGAGAAAAAAATGGTGCACGACCACGAGGAACATTTGTAGTGGGTGGGCGAACAGTAGTGGCATGGACAGAGAGATTGGTTCCAGATAGTAAGGACTGGGTTTGGTGATTGAGTCGAGACTCATGATTCAATAGGAAGCCATATAGCTGATGGTTGGAGATGGGGTCTGGACGTGTTGTAATGGAAGTGACGAGGAACTCATATTCAGTACCCAGACCAGCAAGTAAGTATACCGAAAATTGAGACTCAGAGAGAGGCTGCCCAGCAGCCCGAAGTGACAAAGCCAGAGATTTTGCTTTGTTGAAATACTCATATACAGGTTCAGATCCCTTTTTAAGGGTAGCTAACTGGTATTGAGTATGTACAACGTGAGCATTTgattttgcagaaaataaatcttGCAATGTTTTCTAGACAACACATGAAGTCGTGCAATCAAGAACTTGAGCAAGAACATTTTCGGAAAGAGAGGAGTTTATTGTTGAGAGTAATAGTTGATCTTGCTGAAGCCATTTAGTATACGCTGGGTTGGGTTTGTCATCTAGACGGGGAGGTGGAGTGGGGGAAGACCCATCAACGAAACTAAGAAGATGATGACCTTTTAAAAATGGCCCGATTTGTGCTTTCCAAAGTAAGAAATTGTCAATAGTGAGTTTGACTGTGATAAATTGAGAGGTAGAGTGAATTAAAGTAGTTTTGAGGGGCTGGGTTGCTTCGAAAGTAGCCATGGAAGACACAGGTATAAACtggaatgaaattttttttttattgttggacgTGAGTCCTTCTacgctcttgataccataatgAAGAGTAAAAAGATGTAGAGCACCAGTTGTTTGAAATAATGTAAGAAAGAAACAATGCACATAAAAGACCTCTGTATATTTCTATATGAGTCCATGTACAAATGACTACAGTA
This genomic interval from Juglans regia cultivar Chandler chromosome 3, Walnut 2.0, whole genome shotgun sequence contains the following:
- the LOC108985273 gene encoding aquaporin PIP2-4, giving the protein MAKDIEAAGQGGFSAKDYHDPPPAPLIDAEEFTQWSFYRAIIAEFIATLLFLYITVLTVIGYKSQTDKAKGGDDCGGVGILGIAWAFGGMIFVLVYCTAGISGGHINPAVTFGLFLARKVSLVRAVFYMAAQCLGAVCGCGLVKAFQKAYYSKYGGGANELADGYSKGTGLAAEIIGTFVLVYTVFSATDPKRNARDSHVPVLAPLPIGFAVFMVHLATIPITGTGINPARSFGAAVIYGKDKAWNDQWIFWVGPFIGAAIAAFYHQYILRAGAAKALGSFRSSSTI